The nucleotide window tacacgctttttatatttaattctttaaaaatcgaaataaaatcaatgctagtactaatacatgaaatgatgaaaaaaacaatatataatatgtgtgtgtggcacttacaatgaccagaataaatccttatgaataaaggtagtgaaaatgccctaaaaacagcttagggttctaagggttaatatttatatatttgtgtttgtgcacgtgtgcgtgtgtgagagagagagagtgcgagagagagagagagagacagagagaaaaagaaagagacaaacTAGTGTCTATGAAAGTTCATAGTGTTGTAGAACAGATTATTTTTTGTCATGATGCATACTACTGCAAGAACATGAGCTGTATTGTATAGTGTTTTGTTGTGCTAACACAGCTATGTATGCCGTCTCAACGCTCCTGTGTTCTGTTCCCAAAGACTGTTCTATGAGCCAGTGACCACGCCTTGTGGGCACACGTTTTGCAAGAACTGCATTGAAAGAAGCCTAGACCACAACCTGCGATGCCCCCTCTGCAAGCAGCCACTACAGGAGGTACTTCTGGTTTGCAAAATGGAACTTCCACCATTGTGGAGACAATGTGATGAAAATGAGCTTTGGTTTGGTTGTAGGGTACAGTAACTCTGAAAGCATTGCACAATGCAGTGTCCTTAAACAGACCAAATATGGAGATGAAGCTTGAGTAAAGGGAAAGTTATCAGCTGTATATCAGTTGTCTTGTGGTGAAGAAGCACCTACAGCAGGagtctcaaactcaaattaaAACCCCTGATGAGTGTAGTTTGTTGCGCATGGCAATTTAACGTTAGCTAATGTCTGTGATTAAAGTGAATAAAGAGGAACATCTTATCTCTCCATTTCATAATTGCACTTCTGTTTGGTAGTGTAATGGTATTTTTGTCTTTAgagcttttttttaaaggaataGCCCTTGTAAAAGTTAGCTCTTTTGAAGATTTTGGTTGACCAAATTGACATAGTCTATGCAGCTGCACTCCCAAAGCTAATGTTAGTTGAGAAAATATTCATAACAATAACACATATGATTGCAGGAAATGAACTCCCATGCCacatgtttttaaattaatACTGCTCCTAATCTTTTGTCCCCATATGAATGTCAAGAGAGTTGCATAAATAACCCCTCtcttcttcctgtgtgtgtgtgtgtgtgtgtgtcttcctgtaGTATCTGAAGAACAGGAAGTACAACCCCACGGTACTACTGCAGGACGTCATGAGCCGCCTCTTCCCCTCACAGCTGGCAGAGCGCAAGCAGGTGCACGAGACCGAGATGGCCGAGCTCTCCAAGTGAGTCGTGGTGCTGTGACTGGCTCCACTCGAGGAGAAGACGACGATGAtagtcatttattcatttaatcatttaaTCATTTAATCATATTAATCCACAATCAGCAGTCATTTTTATATCTCAGACTTTCATCTTTTCAAACTGAGAAAAACAAGTCACACTGCTTAGAACACTGTCAGCACACACTGTAATTTTTGTTGCAAGATAGACGTAGCCTACTaaaagaatcagaatcagaatcagaatcagctttattggccaggtttgcgtaaacaaacaaggactTTGACTCCGGTTCtatctttgctctcaaagtacaacTTAACATATAAGGATACAAAAACATAAAGGagtaaaaagaataaaaacagaacagtaagaatAGAATGAAGGGCAGTAGAACATGGCTATGTATGAGAATGAAGGGCAATAGAATATGTCTATGTATGagaataaatacagtatgtacatttgctaATGAATAAATAGACACTCTGGGTGGTATAGGCTAATGCAATGTCtctgtcaaggttgccaagtcgtggacacctcaacagacacaggcaagatgcaatatacagttGAAAAGAGGGTGGGAatagtgcaatatcagtatagactgagtttttaagattaaatataaatattgtatAGTGCAACTgtgcaaggcagttcagtgcaatgataatgtattaataacaacaacaacacattacatttatatagcgcttttctcgatactcaaagcacatcacatggatggggggatctcactagtaaccaccaccaatgtgtagcacccacctgggtgatgcacggcagccattatgcgccagaacgctcaccacacaccagcttgaggtggagagtgagggagtgaatgagccaattacagtggaggatgattagggggccagattgaatgagccaggttgggaatttagccaggacaccggggagccccctactctttgcgataagtgccatgggatctttaatgaccacagtgagtcaggacctcggtttaacgtctcatccgaaggacggcatctcctacattacagtgtccccgtcacggcactggggcattgggatcgatcttttttttttttggccagagggaagagtgctacctactggccacccaaggtctcccatccaagtactaaccaggcccacacctgcttagcttcagtaattcagctaagacaaggtatccattggtctggctgctggctgctGTAACTGTGAGGTTGAAGTACACATGAGGTAGATGAGCAGAACAGTGTTGATTGACTTTTTTCAGTGTAAGGGTGGAGGCTGTTACTGAGTGTTCAACAGAGTGACTGCTTGGGGGAAgaagctgtctttgtgtcagctGGTTTTGGTGAACAGTGCCCTGTATCGCCTACCAGAGGGAAGGAGGTTGAATAGTTTGTGACCAGGATGTGAGGGATCTGTAGAGATTTTTGCTGCCCTTTTCCTAACCCTGGACCGGTACAGGTCCTGGGTGGACGGCAGGTCAGCTCCAATGATCTTCTCTGTAGCCCTAATTGTCCGTTGCAGTCTGGCCCTGTTCCGTTTGGTGGCTGGCTCAAACCAGACAGTGATTGAGGTGCAGATGACAGACTGAATGATGGCTGAGTAGAAAGTTGTTAGCATTCATGCCTATGCTTGTGCTACACAAGACGTATTTTCTCCATCTAACATATCAATGTTTTTGCTGTGCCTGTGTTTTGCCTTCAGCTTGACCACCGATATCCCCATCTTCGTGTGCACGGTGGCATACCCGGGCATTCCATGCCCGCTGCACATCTTTGAGCCACGCTACCGCCTCATGATGCGCCGCTGCATGGAGACGGGCACCAAGAAGTTTGGCATGTGCTGCTATGAGCCTGGCAAAGGGTACGGAGGAGTCAGAGTACCCCACCAAAACACCACCCCCAAAACACCACCCCACCAAAACACCACCCCCaaaacaccaccaccaaaacaccatcaCCAAAACACCACCCCCAGGCCCTGGAGCCATAGACAGATAAACACCATCACCAAAACACCATCACCAGGCCCTGGAGCCATAGACAGATAAACACCATCACCAAAACACCATCACCAGGCCCTGGAGCCATAGACAGATAAACACCATATCCAGGCcctagagcaggggtgggcaaactgcggcccgcgggccggatccggtccgccaagcactttcatccggcccgccgagcatttcatttggttatcaggctgctcactatttttttcctgcgatagagacgacgttggttagctttactgcaaactgcttttcactctccttagagaacattatgtcaatgtcaaaacatcatgttaaatagagataacatcatgttaaactaagttaactcttagttatctcctttgcagcagatctaacatgaacattatgcgatccatttaattgggaacgcgtctgcactcacgagagggagagagagccacaggttccagctggcttgtcattgttcataattgatatctccttcctataagaaagttttaaaaggaaatcatgaaggcaacagtagttcccacaactgaccatttaaaaactgtgagagggcccagccgtaggtacagcactagccatagcggagcaggcagaagatcattgagaaataaacgtgaattaaagcgactgtcttaaagcgacagtgcacagtttatacatttgttaaacagcataaaattagcagcatttttaagcaattcatattttaaaacaaatatgtttcatactaaattataggctataaaaaaatgtatttttttatgtgtgtgtcgtggggggggggattgttgtgcggcccgccggccagttttcaaaacccaatgtggccctcgagccaaaaagtttgcccacccctgccctaGAGCCATAGACAGATGCACAGACACCACCAAAACACCACCACCAGGCCCTGGAGCCATAGACAGATAAACACCATCACCAAAACACCACCACCAGGCCCTGGAGCCATAGACAGATAAACACCATCACCAGGTCCTAGAGCCATAGACAGATAAACACCATCACCAGGTCCTAGAGCCATAGACAGATGCACAGACACCACTCTGAAATAAAATGGGGCTATATCGCAGCTTTGAAGAGATCCTTTTCAGAAACTTGAACTCTATGAATAATAACTACTTCATTTTGATGATGTAGAATTATGTCATCTCACTTCATAATCATAATGCATTCAAGGAAATCAggttatatatttttatatatagtcTGATTAAATGCATTGGTATATCTCATGTGAGATGGCATGATTCTACCTGATTAAAATGACTACTTCTTACGGTCATCTTAGAAATTATGCAGCAATGAAAGTTCAGCTAGGAGCTCTCCTAAGGTATCTGCACTGGTGTTGATTTGGGCGACTgatttctggtgtgtgtgtgtgtgtttgtgtgtgcgcgcaggttTTCAGACTACGGCTGCATGCTGGATATCTTAGAGATGGACCTGCTTCCGGATGGGCGATCCTTCGTGGACACAATGGGAGGCAACCGCTTCCACGTCCTGAGGCGCAGTCAAAGAGATGGATACCACACCGCTGATGTGGAGTACCTGGAGGACCGCAAGGTGCGTGTGCACATAATGTGTCTGTCTGGGAACATTCTGTTCATCTATCTGTGTTTTGGTACACGTACTATATGTTGGACACTGTGCATGTTTATGGCCATATATaataacattgtgtgtgtgtgcccgtgtgcctgtgtatgcgtgtgtgtgtgcctgtgtgcccgtgcgtgcgtgcgtgcgtgcgtgtgtgtgtgtgtgcatgcatgcatgcatgcgtgtgtgtgtgcgtgtgtgtgtgtgtgtgtgtgtgcctgtgtgcgcatgcgtgtgtgtgtgcgcatgcgtgtgtgtgtgcgtgcgtgtatgtgtgtgtgtgtaaacaggtGGAGGGTGCGGAGCTGGACATGCTTGAGCGGTTGCATGAGAGCGTGTACCAGCAGACGAGGGAGTGGTACCAGCGCCTGGGCGTCCACATCCGGGATCAGATATGCAGACGCTTCGGGGCCATGCCTGACAAAGAGGACAACATCCAGGTAagactcatgtacacacacacacacacacacacacacacacacacatacatacatacacacatacacatacacgtacacacaaacacttacttcTTCTTCTGTCTTATGTAAAtaatcactctttctttctctctctctctctctctctaggcatCCAGTAATGGCCCTGCATGGTGCTGGTGGTTGCTGTCCGTGCTGCAGCTGGACCCAAGCTACCAGACCACCGTGCTATCCCTCACCTCCCTCAAGGACCGGCTCGGACACCTGCGCCTCATGTTGGAATACTTCTCTCAGAGctagacgcgcacacacacacacgcacgcacgcacgcacacacacacacacacacacacacacacacacacatacagagataaACACACTCAAAAAGACTGGTCAGGGCACTTTTGACTAATGCTGGAATACTTCTCCCATAGCaagacacactgcacacacacacacacacacacacacacacacattgctggaCTTCAGCAAATGTGCTGTAAGTCTGAATTTAATTTAGCAGCCCTTAAAGCCATGGGCaatgcctttttttaaaaaaaaatgttggggAAACTTTGGGAAACAAAGTTACTATTTCATTACTATATATATGTATTTTGTTCTACCCATTGAGACAAACGAGTTTCTGTTGAAGTAACGCACATGCATTTCCGCAGTATCATTTGTGCACAACACATTTGCCAAACGTGAGTGACCCACTCGGATGAAGAGCTTTAGGCTCAGTGGCATTGCTAGCATGGTGTGGTTGTTTACGCAGAGTTTGCTTCGTCATACTTGAATAACGTTTGAAGAGATTAACACTTTTTCCCAGACAAACCCCATCACTCGTAGTCTTTCCTGGGTTACCTGTTGCATCAGGAGCCGTGTCGGACGACATTAACCTTTCTGCCAACTGAGTGCAGATTGTGGCTTTGCAGTGCATTAATGCAGAAGGAGAAACAGCTTAGGGGAGAGGGGCATGGAGATGGGAACGGTAGCCCATCAGTAGTCATGATGTCATAATGGAATTACCATAATAGAGTTTTGAGAAGGATATGCTGCATTCCAGACAACTCTGAAGTTGTGTGGAATGCAGCAATGGTATTCATCATCGCTTGTCTAAACGCACagctctttcttcttctttttctttgaatCGCTTGTGTTCGTGAACATATGAAGGAAGGCTGCCGCTGGTTCTCCATCCCCTGTTTGACCGTTTAGGTGATTTGTGTTAGGGAACTAACGTTACTGCCAGCAGCTGTAGAGGCATGTGATGGGGCAGTGACTGCCATCTACCTTTTTGAAGAGGCGCTTTTCAAAATCGTTTTGTCAACGCGATCAGTGGCGATACTTCTAACTTATAATTCCAGAGGACACAAAGGACAGTATAACAGTCCAGAGGTGTGTTGGCAGCTGTCCCTTGCGGTTTCCCTCACTGGGAGAGCTGGGGGCGAGAGCAGGGAGAGTTGACCGCTACGTGTGTCA belongs to Alosa sapidissima isolate fAloSap1 chromosome 20, fAloSap1.pri, whole genome shotgun sequence and includes:
- the lonrf1 gene encoding LON peptidase N-terminal domain and RING finger protein 1 isoform X2, translated to MGLQRFSDALRDLDELCTFRPNWTEGFFRKGNVLMEMGRQTEALIQFYHCLKQQADFAPAKTHIKKILEAEGMSVPEEVPRILQVVSDFLREDCPISSSQGTPHGKKGVRCPPEDGAKERGNSGKMAAKAKLGSSTECCLSLCQAVSLLPTAEEEEEPTMRKGERDHRAYCGADRESTLGVLTVSDFECPLCIRLFYEPVTTPCGHTFCKNCIERSLDHNLRCPLCKQPLQEYLKNRKYNPTVLLQDVMSRLFPSQLAERKQVHETEMAELSNLTTDIPIFVCTVAYPGIPCPLHIFEPRYRLMMRRCMETGTKKFGMCCYEPGKGFSDYGCMLDILEMDLLPDGRSFVDTMGGNRFHVLRRSQRDGYHTADVEYLEDRKVEGAELDMLERLHESVYQQTREWYQRLGVHIRDQICRRFGAMPDKEDNIQASSNGPAWCWWLLSVLQLDPSYQTTVLSLTSLKDRLGHLRLMLEYFSQS